The Toxotes jaculatrix isolate fToxJac2 chromosome 14, fToxJac2.pri, whole genome shotgun sequence genome window below encodes:
- the LOC121192940 gene encoding myosin-7-like, whose product MGDAAMAEFGAAAPYLRKSDKERLEAQTRPFDMKKECFVPDPEVEYVKASITSRDGDKVTAETEFGKTVTVKECDVHPQNPPKFDKIEDMAMFTFLHEPAVLFNLKERYAAWMIYTYSGLFCVTVNPYKWLPVYNQEVVIAYRGKKRSEAPPHIFSISDNAYQYMLSDRENQSILITGESGAGKTVNTKRVIQYFASIAAVPSAGKKDSAAEKKGTLEDQIIQANPALEAFGNAKTIRNDNSSRFGKFIRIHFDNRGKLASADIETYLLEKSRVTYQLKAERDYHIFYQILSQAKPELLEMLLITNNPYDYAFISQGETTVASINDSEELMATDDAFDVLGFTQEEKNSIYKLTGAIMHYGNMKFKQKQREEQAEADGTEDADKVAYLMGLNSADLIKGLCHPRVKVGNEWVTKGQTVAQVYYAVGALSKSVYEKMFLWMVVRINQSLDTKQPRQYFIGVLDIAGFEIFDFNTFEQLCINFTNEKLQQFFNHHMFVLEQEEYKKEGIEWEFIDFGMDLQACIDLIEKPMGIMSILEEECMFPKASDSTFKAKLYDNHLGKSNNFQKPRIVKGKPEAHFSLVHYAGTVDYNINNWLVKNKDPLNETVVGLFQKSNLKLLAILFAGYAGADSAQESGGKGKGGTKKKGSSFQTVSALHRENLNKLMTNLRSTHPHFVRCIIPNETKTPGAMENPLVMHQLRCNGVLEGIRICRKGFPNRILYGDFKQRYRILNPNAIPEGQFIDNKKAAEKLLGSLDIDHNQYKLGHTKVFFKAGLLGQLEEMRDDRLALIITGIQARSRGLLARIEFQKIVERRDALLVIQWNVRAFMGVKNWPWMKMFFKIKPLLKSAETEKEMANMKEEFTKLKEAYAKSEARRKELEEKMVSLLQEKNDLQLQVQTEQDNLCDAEERCEGLIKSKIQLEAKIKELTERLEDEEEMNAELTAKKRKLEDECSELKKDIDDLELTLAKVEKEKHATENKVKNLTEEMAALEEIIAKLTKEKKALQEAHQQTLDDLQSEEDKVNTLTKAKAKLEQQVDDLEGSLEQEKKVRMDLERTKRKLEGDLKLAQESIMDLENDKQQLEERLKKKDFEISQLNGKIEDEQAMSAQLQKKLKELQARIEELEEELEAERAARAKVEKQRADLSRELEEISERLEEAGGATAAQIEMNKKREAEFQKLRRDLEEATLQHEATAATLRKKQADSVADLGEQIDNLQRVKQKLEKEKSELRLELDDVVSNMEQIVKAKNNLEKMCRSLEDQMNEYKIKSEEGQRTINDFTMLKAKLQTENGELARQLEEKDSLVSQLTRGKQSYTQQIEDLKRQLEEEVKAKNALAHAVQSSRHDCDLLREQYEEEQEAKAELQRSMSKANSEVAQWRTKYETDAIQRTEELEEAKKKLAQRLQEAEEAVEAVNAKCSSLEKTKHRLQNEIEDLMVDVERSNAAAAALDKKQRNFDKVLAEWKQKYEESQTELESAQKEARSLSTELFKLKNSYEESLEHLETMKRENKNLQEEISDLTEQIGEGGKSIHELEKIRKQLEQEKSEIQTALEEAEASLEHEEGKILRAQLEFNQVKADIERKLAEKDEEMEQAKRNQQRTVDTLQSSLEAETRSRNEALRLKKKMEGDLNEMEIQLSQANRQAAEAQKQLKSVHAHLKDAQLQLDDSLRASDDMKENIAIVERRNNLLQAELEELRAALEQTERSRKLAEQELLDVSERVQLLHSQNTSLINQKKKLEADTSQLQTEVEDAAQECRNAEEKAKKAITDAAMMAEELKKEQDTSAHLERMKKNMEQTIKDLQHRLDEAEQIAMKGGKKQVQKLEARVRELESEVENEQKKASDAVKGVRKYERRIKELTYQTEEDRKNLARLQDLVDKLQLKVKSYKKAAEEAEEIANSNLTKFRKLQHELDEAEERADIAESQVNKLRAKSRDVGSKKGLDEE is encoded by the exons ATGGGGGATGCTGCCATGGCAGAGTTTGGGGCTGCTGCTCCTTATCTCAGGAAATCCGATAAGGAGCGTCTAGAAGCCCAAACTCGTCCATTTGACATGAAGAAAGAGTGCTTTGTCCCTGACCCTGAGGTTGAGTATGTCAAAGCTTCCATCACCAGTCGTGATGGTGACAAAGTCACCGCTGAGACTGAATTCGGAAAG ACTGTCACAGTGAAAGAGTGTGATGTCCACCCTCAGaacccgccaaagtttgataaAATTGAAGACATGGCGATGTTCACCTTCCTCCATGAGCCCGCTGTGCTGTTCAACCTCAAAGAGCGTTACGCAGCATGGATGATTTAT ACCTACTCTGGGCTGTTCTGTGTGACTGTCAACCCCTACAAGTGGCTGCCAGTCTACAACCAAGAGGTGGTCATTGCctacagaggaaagaagaggagtgAAGCTCCTCCTCAcatcttctccatctctgacaATGCCTACCAGTACATGTTGTCTG acagagaaaatcagtcAATCCTCATCAC TGGAGAATCCGGTGCTGGAAAGACTGTCAACACCAAACGTGTCATTCAGTACTTTGCCAGCATTGCAGCTGTGCCAAGTGCAGGGAAGAAAGACAGTGCTGCTGAAAAGAAG GGAACCCTGGAGGATCAAATCATCCAGGCTAACCCTGCTCTGGAGGCCTTTGGTAACGCCAAGACCATCAGGAATGACAACTCCTCTAGATTT GGTAAATTCATCAGAATTCATTTTGACAACCGAGGAAAGCTGGCCTCTGCTGACATTGAGACTT ACCTTCTGGAAAAGTCTCGTGTGACCTACCAGCTCAAAGCTGAGAGGGACTACCACATTTTCTACCAGATCTTGTCTCAAGCAAAGCCTGAACTTCTGG aaatgttgCTCATCACCAACAACCCTTATGACTACGCCTTCATCTCCCAAGGAGAGACAACTGTAGCCTCCATCAATGACTCTGAAGAGCTGATGGCCACTGAT GACGCCTTTGATGTACTGGGCTTCACTCAAGAAGAGAAGAACAGTATTTACAAGCTGACTGGTGCCATCATGCATTATGGCAACATGAAGTTCAAGCAGAAGCAGCGAGAggagcaggcagaggcagatGGCACTGAAG ATGCTGACAAAGTTGCATATCTGATGGGCCTGAACTCTGCTGACCTCATCAAAGGTCTCTGTCACCCAAGAGTCAAAGTAGGAAATGAGTGGGTCACCAAGGGACAAACTGTCGCCCAG GTGTACTATGCTGTTGGTGCACTGTCTAAGTCAGTATATGAGAAGATGTTCCTGTGGATGGTAGTGAGAATCAACCAATCACTGGACACCAAGCAGCCTCGCCAGTACTTCATTGGTGTGCTGGACATTGCTGGATTTGAGATCTTTGAT TTCAACACCTTTGAGCAGCTGTGCATCAACTTCACCAATGAAAAACTGCAACAGTTTTTCAACCACCACATGTTTGTGCTGGAGCAGGAAGAGTACAAGAAAGAGGGCATTGAATGGGAGTTCATTGACTTTGGTATGGATTTGCAGGCCTGTATTGACCTCATTGAAAAG CCCATGGGTATCATGTCCATCCTTGAAGAGGAGTGCATGTTCCCCAAAGCCTCTGACTCCACCTTCAAAGCTAAGCTCTATGACAACCATCTGGGGAAATCTAACAACTTCCAGAAGCCCAGAATTGTCAAAGGGAAACCAGAGGCTCATTTCTCCCTGGTTCATTATGCTGGTACTGTTGATTACAACATCAATAACTGGCTGGTGAAGAACAAGGATCCTCTGAATGAGACTGTGGTCGGTCTTTTCCAGAAGTCTAATCTTAAACTTTTAGCAATACTTTTTGCTGGGTATGCAGGAGCTGACTCAG CTCAGGAATCTGGTGGGAAGGGCAAAGGTGGCACTAAGAAGAAAGGTTCATCATTCCAAACTGTATCAGCCTTACACAGG GAGAACCTGAACAAGCTGATGACCAACCTGAGGTCCACTCACCCTCACTTTGTGCGCTGCATCATCCCCAATGAGACCAAGACTCCTGGGGCCATGGAGAACCCTCTGGTGATGCATCAGCTGCGCTGTAACGGTGTGCTGGAAGGCATCAGGATCTGCAGAAAGGGCTTCCCCAACAGGATCCTCTACGGAGATTTCAAACAGAG ATACCGTATTTTGAACCCCAATGCTATTCCTGAGGGACAGTTCATCGACAACAAGAAGGCTGCCGAGAAACTGTTGGGTTCTTTGGATATTGACCACAACCAGTACAAACTGGGGCACACCAAG GTGTTCTTCAAAGCTGGACTGCTGGGTCAGCTAGAGGAAATGCGAGATGACCGGCTAGCACTAATCATCACTGGTATTCAAGCCCGCTCACGAGGTCTTCTGGCGAGAATTGAATTCCAGAAGATTGTTGAGCGCAG GGATGCACTGCTGGTGATCCAGTGGAACGTCCGTGCTTTCATGGGGGTCAAGAATTGGCCCTGGATGAAGATGTTCTTCAAAATCAAGCCTCTGTTGAAGTCCGCGGAGACTGAGAAGGAGATGGCCAACATGAAGGAAGAGTTTACCAAACTGAAAGAGGCTTACGCTAAATCAGAAGCTCGCAGGAAGGAACTAGAGGAGAAAATGGTCTCACTCCTCCAAGAGAAGAACGACCTGCAGCTCCAAGTTCAAACT GAGCAAGATAACCTGTGTGATGCTGAAGAAAGATGTGAGGGGCTGATCAAGAGCAAGATTCAGCTGGAGGCAAAAATCaaagagctgacagaaaggctggaggatgaggaggagatgaaCGCTGAACTCACAGCTaagaagaggaagctggaggatgAGTGCTCTGAGTTAAAGAAAGACATTGATGACTTAGAGTTGACTCTGGCTaaagtggagaaagagaagcacgCCACTGAGAACAAG GTAAAGAACCTGACTGAGGAGATGGCGGCTCTGGAAGAAATCATTGCCAAGCTGACCAAGGAAAAGAAAGCCTTACAGGAAGCTCATCAGCAAACACTGGATGACCTGCAGAGTGAAGAAGACAAAGTCAACACTCTGACCAAGGCCAAGGCCAAGCTGGAGCAGCAAGTGGATGAC CTGGAAGGGTCCCTAGAGCAAGAGAAGAAAGTGCGTATGGACCTTGAAAGAACAAAGCGGAAGCTTGAAGGAGACCTGAAGTTAGCTCAAGAGAGTATCATGGACCTGGAGAATGACAAGCAGCAACTCGAAGAGAggctgaaaaa GAAAGATTTTGAAATCAGCCAACTAAATGGCAAAATAGAAGATGAACAAGCAATGAGTGCCCAGCTCCAGAAAAAACTGAAGGAGTTGCAG GCCCGCAttgaagagctggaggaagagctggaggcagagcgAGCTGCCCGAGCCAAGGTggagaagcagagagcagacttgtccagagagctggaggagatcagtgagaggctggaggaggccgGTGGAGCAACAGCTGCCCAGATTGAGATGAACAAGAAGAGGGAGGCTGAGTTCCAGAAACTGCGCAGAGACCTGGAAGAAGCCACTCTGCAGCACGAAGCCACCGCTGCCACGCTCAGGAAGAAACAAGCCGACAGTGTTGCTGACCTGGGAGAGCAGAttgacaacctgcagagagTCAAGCAGaaactggagaaggagaagagtgaGCTCAGACTGGAACTGGATGATGTGGTTTCCAATATGGAACAGATTGTGAAGGCTAag AAtaatttggagaaaatgtgCAGATCTCTGGAAGACCAGATGAATGAatacaaaatcaaatcagaagaGGGACAGCGTACCATCAATGACTTCACCATGCTGAAAGCAAAGCTTCAAACTGAGAATG GAGAACTTGCGAGGCAGCTGGAGGAAAAAGATTCCCTGGTGTCTCAACTGACCAGAGGAAAACAGTCCTACACTCAGCAAATTGAAGACCTTAAAAGACAACTGGAGGAGGAAGTCAAG GCCAAGAATGCATTAGCCCATGCAGTGCAGTCTTCTCGTCACGACTGTGACCTGCTCAGGGAGCAgtatgaggaggagcaggaggccaAGGCTGAACTGCAGCGCAGCATGTCCAAGGCCAACTCTGAGGTGGCTCAGTGGAGAACTAAGTATGAAACTGATGCCATCCAGAGGACTGAGGAACTGGAGGAGGCCAA aaagaaGCTGGCTCAGCGTctgcaggaggctgaggaggctgTTGAGGCAGTGAATGCTAAATGTTCCTCTCTGGAGAAGACCAAACACAGACTGCAGAATGAGATTGAAGATCTCATGGTGGATGTGGAGAGGtctaatgctgctgctgctgctctggacaAGAAGCAAAGAAACTTTGATAAG GTTTTGGCAGAATGGAAACAGAAGTATGAGGAGTCTCAAACAGAGCTGGAGAGCGCTCAGAAGGAAGCCAGGTCTCTGAGCACTGAGCTCTTCAAACTGAAGAACTCCTATGAAGAATCTCTTGAACATCTGGAGACCatgaagagagagaataagaaTCTGCAGG aGGAAATATCTGATCTCACTGAACAAATCGGTGAGGGCGGAAAGAGTATTCATGAACTTGAGAAGATTCGAAAACAGCTGGAACAAGAGAAGTCAGAGATACAAACAGCTCTGGAGGAAGCAGAG GCCTCTCTGGAGCATGAGGAAGGGAAAATTCTTAGAGCCCAGCTTGAGTTCAATCAGGTGAAGGCCGACATTGAGCGCAAGTTGGCCgagaaagatgaagagatgGAGCAAGCCAAGAGAAACCAACAGCGAACTGTGGACACTCTTCAGAGCTCTCTTGAGGCCGAGACTCGCAGCAGGAATGAGGCCCTCcgtctgaagaagaagatggagggagaccTCAATGAGATGGAGATCCAGCTCAGCCAGGCCAACAGGCAGGCAGCTGAGGCCCAGAAACAACTTAAATCTGTCCATGCACATCTGAAG GATGCTCAGCTGCAGCTTGATGACTCTCTGCGAGCCAGTGATGACATGAAGGAAAACATTGCCATTGTTGAGAGACGCAACAACCTGCTTCAGGCTGAGCTGGAGGAACTGAGGGCTGCTCTGGAGCAAACTGAGAGAAGTCGCAAACTTGCTGAGCAAGAGCTGTTGGATGTTAGTGAGAGGGTGCAGCTGCTGCACTCACAG AACACTAGCCTGATAAACcagaagaagaagctggaggCTGATACATCCCAGCTTCAGACTGAAGTAGAAGATGCAGCACAAGAGTGCAGAAATGCAGAGGAAAAGGCCAAGAAGGCCATTACTGATGCTGCCATGAtggcagaggagctgaagaaagAGCAGGACACCAGCGCTCACCTGGAGCGTATGAAGAAGAACATGGAGCAAACCATCAAAGACCTGCAGCACCGTCTGGATGAAGCTGAACAGATCGCCATGAAGGGAGGCAAGAAGCAGGTGCAGAAGCTGGAGGCCAGG GTCAGGGAGCTTGAAAGTGAGGtggaaaatgaacagaaaaaggCCAGTGATGCTGTAAAGGGAGTACGAAAGTATGAAAGACGCATAAAGGAGCTTACTTACCAG ACTGAAGAAGACCGTAAAAATCTTGCACGTCTTCAAGATTTGGTGGACAAGCTGCAGCTAAAGGTCAAATCCTATAAGAAGGCTGCAGAGGAGGCT gAGGAAATAGCCAACAGTAACCTTACAAAGTTCCGCAAGCTTCAACATGAGCTTGATGAAGCTGAGGAAAGAGCTGACATCGCTGAGTCCCAGGTCAACAAGCTACGTGCTAAAAGCCGTGATGTGGGGTCAA